From Lujinxingia vulgaris:
CATCCAGGGCGGCGATGGCAAGGAGCCAGGGATGACGCTGTAGCAGCGCTACTGCGAATCCCTGACGACGCCGCCAGCGTCGTTCTGGGGCGGTCGGCGCCCCGCAGCACCTCGGTGTTGCGGGGTTTTTCAATTTCTTGCCCCACCCAACCCGACCGCATCCAGGACGGCGATGGCAAGGAGCCAGGAGGAGCGAGTAGCAGCGCTACCGCGACGACGCAGCGACGCCGCCAGCGTCGTTCTGGGGCGGTCGGCGCCCCACAACCACCCAACCACCCAACCACAACCCGCGCCCCACCGAACGTCCTCACGAATCGACCAACTCCGCGAACCCCGGCGCCCCACAACCACCCAACCACCCAACCACAAAACGCGCCCCACCGAACCCGACCGCATCCAGGACGGCGATGGCAAGGAGCCAGGAGGAGCGAGTAGCAGCGCTACCGCGACGACGCAGCGCCGCCGCCAGCGTCGTCCTGGGGCGGTCGGCACTTTGCTGCCCTCCCAAAATTACGGTACACCTTCGTCGCTATCGCTGACCCTGGCCGCTCTTCGGAGGCTTGTATGATCTGGACCCCTCGTGTTGTCGCCGCGCTCGCTTCGCTCGCGCTTGTTGCCTGCTCCTCGGGCTCCGCCCCCGACGCGCCCCCCATCGAGACACCTCCGGCCGCCGAGAACGCCGAGCCGGTCAACCTGCGGGTGCTGGCCTTTAACGACTTCCACGGCGCGCTGGAGGGCCCCTCCGGCAAGGTCTGGGTCGATGGTGAGAAGGTTGAAACCGGCGGCGCAGCCTACCTCGCTGCGCATATCAACGCCGAGCGCGACGCCGTCGATAACGCGCTGGTGGTGGCCGCAGGCGATCTAGTGGGCGCCTCACCGCTGGTCTCCGCGCTGCTCCACGATGAGCCCACCATCGAGGTGATGAACGCGCTCGGCCTCGAAGCGACCGCCGTGGGTAACCACGAGTTCGATGAGGGCTACCAGGAGCTTCAGCGCATCGCCGAGGGCGGCTGCCACCCCACCGCCGGCTGCCGCGAGGGCTACACCTACGAGGGCCCCACCTTCAGCTACCTCGCTGCCAACGTGCGCATCACCGGGGAGGAAGACACGCTGCTTCCGCCCTACATCATCCGCGACTTCGACGGCGTGAAAGTCGCCATCATCGGCATGACGCTCGAAGACACCCCCTCGGCGGTCGTGCCCACGGCGGTCGAAGGGCTGGAATTTTACGACGAGGTCGAGACCGTCAAGGCGCTGCTTCCGGAGCTTGAGGCCGAAGGTGTGGCTACCGCGATTGTGCTGCTGCACGAGGGCGGCGTGATCCACGGTGAGCAGACCGACATTGGCGAATGCCCCGACGTTCAGGGCGCGATCGTGCCCATCGCCGAGGCGATGCCCGCGCTGGTCTCGGTGATCATCACCGGCCACACCCACGCCGCCTACGTCTGTGAGTTTGGCGACAAGCTGGTGACCGCCGCGCAATCTTTTGGCCGCGTGGTCACCGCCATCGACATGACCATCGATCGCCAGACTGGCGAGGTGCTCGAGCGCAGCGCGCGCCAACGCGCGGTCACCCGCGATGTGGAGCCCGACGCCGAGATCGCCACCCTGATCGACACCTACGCCGAGATCTCCGCTCCCCTGGCCGAGCGCGTCGTCGGAAGCCTCACCGCGCCCATCAGCCGCGAGCGCGACGCCTCGGGCCAGTCGCCCCTGGGCAAGCTCATCGCCGACGCCCAGCTCGCTGCGACCGCCGGCGCGGACATCGGCGGGGCGCAGGTCGCCTTTATGAATCCCGGCGGCATCCGCTCCTCGCTGGAGCCCAACGCCGAGGGCAACCTCACCTTTGCCGACCTGCACACCTGCCAGCCTTTTGGCAACACGCTGGTCACCATGACGCTGACCGGCCAGCAGATTCACACCCTGCTTGAGCAGCAGTGGATCAACCCGGACCGCACCCACATGCTCGGCGTCTCGGAGGGCTTTAGCTACACCTGGAACGCCGACGCCCCGACTGGCGAGCGCGTCGACCCCACCAGCATGGCCCTCAACGGCGAAGTCATCGACCTGCAGGCGAACTACCGCGTCACCGTCAACAACTTCCTGAGCACCGGCGGCGATGGCTTTGCCGTGCTCACCGAAGGCACCGAGCGCGTCGTCGGCCCCATCGACCTCGACGCCCTGGTGACCTACGTCGAAGAAAACTCCCCGCTGAGCGCCCCCGAAGACGAGCGCGTGATGGTCATCGGCCAGAGCGCCGCAGCCGCCGAATAAACCTCACACCCCATCACCCACCCCACAAAAAAGGACGCCCACCGGGCGTCCTTTTTAGTTCAAACCTCCCCCCACCAAAACCCACGATCAACCACATAAACACTGAACTTCTCCCCTCCCCCAACCAACCCGCACACCCCCGACCCTCCACTCGAATCGACCCACACCGCAAGCCCCCCGGGCCCCTCAACCACCCAACCACCTGACCACCCAACCACAACCCGCACACCCCCGACCCTCCACTCGAATCGACCCACACCGCAAGCCCCCCGAGCCCCTCAACCACCTGACCACCCAACCACCTAACCACAAAGCGCGAACCCCGCCTCCCCAACCAACTCCCAACTCCGCCCCCCCCCAAGCCCCTCACTCCCCCTCCACCCACCACCTCAAAAATTCTGGCAACTCCTGCCCATCCTTATCGCGACGGTTCTTCCAGGAGGTGAGCATCACATGCTCATTGCTCGCCACGGAAAACGCCCGCATCCCCTCACCCTGATA
This genomic window contains:
- a CDS encoding bifunctional metallophosphatase/5'-nucleotidase; amino-acid sequence: MIWTPRVVAALASLALVACSSGSAPDAPPIETPPAAENAEPVNLRVLAFNDFHGALEGPSGKVWVDGEKVETGGAAYLAAHINAERDAVDNALVVAAGDLVGASPLVSALLHDEPTIEVMNALGLEATAVGNHEFDEGYQELQRIAEGGCHPTAGCREGYTYEGPTFSYLAANVRITGEEDTLLPPYIIRDFDGVKVAIIGMTLEDTPSAVVPTAVEGLEFYDEVETVKALLPELEAEGVATAIVLLHEGGVIHGEQTDIGECPDVQGAIVPIAEAMPALVSVIITGHTHAAYVCEFGDKLVTAAQSFGRVVTAIDMTIDRQTGEVLERSARQRAVTRDVEPDAEIATLIDTYAEISAPLAERVVGSLTAPISRERDASGQSPLGKLIADAQLAATAGADIGGAQVAFMNPGGIRSSLEPNAEGNLTFADLHTCQPFGNTLVTMTLTGQQIHTLLEQQWINPDRTHMLGVSEGFSYTWNADAPTGERVDPTSMALNGEVIDLQANYRVTVNNFLSTGGDGFAVLTEGTERVVGPIDLDALVTYVEENSPLSAPEDERVMVIGQSAAAAE